Proteins encoded within one genomic window of Rhinolophus sinicus isolate RSC01 linkage group LG05, ASM3656204v1, whole genome shotgun sequence:
- the WASF1 gene encoding actin-binding protein WASF1 isoform X3 has translation MPLVKRNIDPRHLCHTALPRGIKNELECVTNISLANIIRQLSSLSKYAEDIFGELFNEAHSFSFRVNSLQERVDRLSVSVTQLDPKEEELSLQDITMRKAFRSSTIQDQQLFDRKTLPIPLQETYDVCEQPPPLNILTPYRDDGKEGLKFYTNPSYFFDLWKEKMLQDTEDKRKEKRKQKQKNLDRPHEPEKVPRAPHDRRREWQKLAQGPELAEDDANLLHKHIEVANGPASHFETRPQTYVDHMDGSYSLSALPFSQMSELLTRAEERVLVRPHEPPPPPPMHGAGDAKPIPTCISSATGLIENRPQSPATGRTPVFVSPTPPPPPPPLPSALSTSSLRASMTSTPPPPVPPPPPPPATALQAPAVPPPPAPLQIAPGVLHPAPPPIAPPLVQPSPPIARAAPVCETVPVHPLPQGEVQGLPPPPPPPPLPPPGIRPSSPVTVAALAHPPSGLHPTPSTAPGPHVPLMPPSPPSQVIPASEPKRHPSTLPVISDARSVLLEAIRKGIQLRKVEEQREQEAKHERIENDVATILSRRIAVEYSDSEDDSEFDEVDWLE, from the exons ATGCCATTAGTGAAAAGAAACATCGATCCGAGGCACTTGTGCCACACAGCCCTGCCTAGAGGCATCAAGAATGAACTGGAATGTGTGACCAATATTTCTTTGGCAAATATAATTAGACAACTAAGTAGCCTAA GTAAATATGCTGAAGATATATTTGGAGAATTATTCAATGAAGCACATAGTTTTTCCTTCAGAGTTAACTCATTACAAGAACGCGTGGACCGTTTATCTGTTAGTGTTACACAGCTTGACCCTAAAGAAGAAGAAT tgtCTTTGCAAGATATAACAATGAGAAAAGCTTTCCGAAGTTCTACAATTCAAGATCAGCAGCTTTTTGACCGCAAGACTTTGCCTATTCCGTTGCAGGAGACATATGATGTTTGTGAACAGCCTCCACCTCTCAATATACTCACTCCTTATAG AGATGATGGTAAAGAAGGTTTGAAGTTTTATACCAACCCTTCATATTTCTTTGatctatggaaagaaaaaatgttgcaAGATACAGAGgataagaggaaggaaaagaggaagcagaAG CAGAAAAATCTAGATCGTCCTCATGAACCTGAAAAAGTGCCAAGAGCACCACATGACAGGCGGAGAGAATGGCAGAAGCTGGCCCAAGGTCCAGAGCTGGCCGAAGATGATGCTAATCTCTTACATAAGCATATTGAAGTCGCTAATGGCCCAGCCTCTCATTTCGAAACAag GCCTCAGACATATGTGGATCATATGGATGGATCTTACTCACTTTCTGCCTTGCCATTTAGTCAAATGAGTGAGCTTCTGACTAGAGCTGAGGAAAGGGTCTTAGTCAGACCACATGaaccacctccacctccaccaaTGCATGGAGCAGGAGATGCAAAACCTATACCCACCTGTATCAG TTCGGCTACAGGTTTGATAGAAAATCGCCCTCAGTCACCAGCTACAGGCAGGACACCGGTGTTTGTGAGCCCTacccccccacctcctccaccacCTCTTCCATCTGCTTTGTCAACTTCTTCATTAAGAGCTTCAATGACGTCAACTCCTCCCCCACCagtgcctcccccacctccacctccagccACTGCTTTGCAAGCTCCAGCAGTACCACCACCTCCGGCTCCTCTTCAGATCGCCCCTGGAGTTCTCCACCCAGCTCCCCCTCCCATCGCACCTCCTCTAGTACAGCCCTCTCCACCCATAGCTAGAGCTGCCCCCGTCTGTGAGACTGTACCCGTTCATCCGCTCCCACAAGGTGAAGTCCAGGGGCTGCCTCCGCCCCCACCACCGCCTCCTTTGCCTCCACCTGGCATTCGACCATCGTCACCTGTCACAGTTGCAGCTCTTGCTCATCCTCCCTCTGGGCTACATCCAACTCCATCTACTGCCCCAGGTCCCCATGTTCCATTAATGCCTCCATCTCCTCCATCACAAGTTATACCTGCTTCTGAGCCAAAGCGCCATCCGTCAACCCTACCTGTAATCAGTGATGCCAGGAGTGTACTTCTGGAAGCAATACGAAAAG GTATTCAGCTACGAAAAGTAGAAGAGCAGCGTGAACAGGAAGCTAAACATGAACGCATTGAAAATGATGTTGCCACCATCCTGTCCCGCCGTATCGCTGTGGAATATAGTGATTCAGAAGATGATTCAGAATTTGATGAAGTAGATTGGCTGGAATAA
- the WASF1 gene encoding actin-binding protein WASF1 isoform X1, giving the protein MPLVKRNIDPRHLCHTALPRGIKNELECVTNISLANIIRQLSSLSKYAEDIFGELFNEAHSFSFRVNSLQERVDRLSVSVTQLDPKEEELSLQDITMRKAFRSSTIQDQQLFDRKTLPIPLQETYDVCEQPPPLNILTPYRDDGKEGLKFYTNPSYFFDLWKEKMLQDTEDKRKEKRKQKVLQEIQKIEQKNLDRPHEPEKVPRAPHDRRREWQKLAQGPELAEDDANLLHKHIEVANGPASHFETRPQTYVDHMDGSYSLSALPFSQMSELLTRAEERVLVRPHEPPPPPPMHGAGDAKPIPTCISSATGLIENRPQSPATGRTPVFVSPTPPPPPPPLPSALSTSSLRASMTSTPPPPVPPPPPPPATALQAPAVPPPPAPLQIAPGVLHPAPPPIAPPLVQPSPPIARAAPVCETVPVHPLPQGEVQGLPPPPPPPPLPPPGIRPSSPVTVAALAHPPSGLHPTPSTAPGPHVPLMPPSPPSQVIPASEPKRHPSTLPVISDARSVLLEAIRKGIQLRKVEEQREQEAKHERIENDVATILSRRIAVEYSDSEDDSEFDEVDWLE; this is encoded by the exons ATGCCATTAGTGAAAAGAAACATCGATCCGAGGCACTTGTGCCACACAGCCCTGCCTAGAGGCATCAAGAATGAACTGGAATGTGTGACCAATATTTCTTTGGCAAATATAATTAGACAACTAAGTAGCCTAA GTAAATATGCTGAAGATATATTTGGAGAATTATTCAATGAAGCACATAGTTTTTCCTTCAGAGTTAACTCATTACAAGAACGCGTGGACCGTTTATCTGTTAGTGTTACACAGCTTGACCCTAAAGAAGAAGAAT tgtCTTTGCAAGATATAACAATGAGAAAAGCTTTCCGAAGTTCTACAATTCAAGATCAGCAGCTTTTTGACCGCAAGACTTTGCCTATTCCGTTGCAGGAGACATATGATGTTTGTGAACAGCCTCCACCTCTCAATATACTCACTCCTTATAG AGATGATGGTAAAGAAGGTTTGAAGTTTTATACCAACCCTTCATATTTCTTTGatctatggaaagaaaaaatgttgcaAGATACAGAGgataagaggaaggaaaagaggaagcagaAGGTATTGCAAGAGATTCAAAAGATTGAA CAGAAAAATCTAGATCGTCCTCATGAACCTGAAAAAGTGCCAAGAGCACCACATGACAGGCGGAGAGAATGGCAGAAGCTGGCCCAAGGTCCAGAGCTGGCCGAAGATGATGCTAATCTCTTACATAAGCATATTGAAGTCGCTAATGGCCCAGCCTCTCATTTCGAAACAag GCCTCAGACATATGTGGATCATATGGATGGATCTTACTCACTTTCTGCCTTGCCATTTAGTCAAATGAGTGAGCTTCTGACTAGAGCTGAGGAAAGGGTCTTAGTCAGACCACATGaaccacctccacctccaccaaTGCATGGAGCAGGAGATGCAAAACCTATACCCACCTGTATCAG TTCGGCTACAGGTTTGATAGAAAATCGCCCTCAGTCACCAGCTACAGGCAGGACACCGGTGTTTGTGAGCCCTacccccccacctcctccaccacCTCTTCCATCTGCTTTGTCAACTTCTTCATTAAGAGCTTCAATGACGTCAACTCCTCCCCCACCagtgcctcccccacctccacctccagccACTGCTTTGCAAGCTCCAGCAGTACCACCACCTCCGGCTCCTCTTCAGATCGCCCCTGGAGTTCTCCACCCAGCTCCCCCTCCCATCGCACCTCCTCTAGTACAGCCCTCTCCACCCATAGCTAGAGCTGCCCCCGTCTGTGAGACTGTACCCGTTCATCCGCTCCCACAAGGTGAAGTCCAGGGGCTGCCTCCGCCCCCACCACCGCCTCCTTTGCCTCCACCTGGCATTCGACCATCGTCACCTGTCACAGTTGCAGCTCTTGCTCATCCTCCCTCTGGGCTACATCCAACTCCATCTACTGCCCCAGGTCCCCATGTTCCATTAATGCCTCCATCTCCTCCATCACAAGTTATACCTGCTTCTGAGCCAAAGCGCCATCCGTCAACCCTACCTGTAATCAGTGATGCCAGGAGTGTACTTCTGGAAGCAATACGAAAAG GTATTCAGCTACGAAAAGTAGAAGAGCAGCGTGAACAGGAAGCTAAACATGAACGCATTGAAAATGATGTTGCCACCATCCTGTCCCGCCGTATCGCTGTGGAATATAGTGATTCAGAAGATGATTCAGAATTTGATGAAGTAGATTGGCTGGAATAA
- the WASF1 gene encoding actin-binding protein WASF1 isoform X4, whose product MPLVKRNIDPRHLCHTALPRGIKNELECVTNISLANIIRQLSSLSKYAEDIFGELFNEAHSFSFRVNSLQERVDRLSVSVTQLDPKEEELSLQDITMRKAFRSSTIQDQQLFDRKTLPIPLQETYDVCEQPPPLNILTPYRDDGKEGLKFYTNPSYFFDLWKEKMLQDTEDKRKEKRKQKKNLDRPHEPEKVPRAPHDRRREWQKLAQGPELAEDDANLLHKHIEVANGPASHFETRPQTYVDHMDGSYSLSALPFSQMSELLTRAEERVLVRPHEPPPPPPMHGAGDAKPIPTCISSATGLIENRPQSPATGRTPVFVSPTPPPPPPPLPSALSTSSLRASMTSTPPPPVPPPPPPPATALQAPAVPPPPAPLQIAPGVLHPAPPPIAPPLVQPSPPIARAAPVCETVPVHPLPQGEVQGLPPPPPPPPLPPPGIRPSSPVTVAALAHPPSGLHPTPSTAPGPHVPLMPPSPPSQVIPASEPKRHPSTLPVISDARSVLLEAIRKGIQLRKVEEQREQEAKHERIENDVATILSRRIAVEYSDSEDDSEFDEVDWLE is encoded by the exons ATGCCATTAGTGAAAAGAAACATCGATCCGAGGCACTTGTGCCACACAGCCCTGCCTAGAGGCATCAAGAATGAACTGGAATGTGTGACCAATATTTCTTTGGCAAATATAATTAGACAACTAAGTAGCCTAA GTAAATATGCTGAAGATATATTTGGAGAATTATTCAATGAAGCACATAGTTTTTCCTTCAGAGTTAACTCATTACAAGAACGCGTGGACCGTTTATCTGTTAGTGTTACACAGCTTGACCCTAAAGAAGAAGAAT tgtCTTTGCAAGATATAACAATGAGAAAAGCTTTCCGAAGTTCTACAATTCAAGATCAGCAGCTTTTTGACCGCAAGACTTTGCCTATTCCGTTGCAGGAGACATATGATGTTTGTGAACAGCCTCCACCTCTCAATATACTCACTCCTTATAG AGATGATGGTAAAGAAGGTTTGAAGTTTTATACCAACCCTTCATATTTCTTTGatctatggaaagaaaaaatgttgcaAGATACAGAGgataagaggaaggaaaagaggaagcagaAG AAAAATCTAGATCGTCCTCATGAACCTGAAAAAGTGCCAAGAGCACCACATGACAGGCGGAGAGAATGGCAGAAGCTGGCCCAAGGTCCAGAGCTGGCCGAAGATGATGCTAATCTCTTACATAAGCATATTGAAGTCGCTAATGGCCCAGCCTCTCATTTCGAAACAag GCCTCAGACATATGTGGATCATATGGATGGATCTTACTCACTTTCTGCCTTGCCATTTAGTCAAATGAGTGAGCTTCTGACTAGAGCTGAGGAAAGGGTCTTAGTCAGACCACATGaaccacctccacctccaccaaTGCATGGAGCAGGAGATGCAAAACCTATACCCACCTGTATCAG TTCGGCTACAGGTTTGATAGAAAATCGCCCTCAGTCACCAGCTACAGGCAGGACACCGGTGTTTGTGAGCCCTacccccccacctcctccaccacCTCTTCCATCTGCTTTGTCAACTTCTTCATTAAGAGCTTCAATGACGTCAACTCCTCCCCCACCagtgcctcccccacctccacctccagccACTGCTTTGCAAGCTCCAGCAGTACCACCACCTCCGGCTCCTCTTCAGATCGCCCCTGGAGTTCTCCACCCAGCTCCCCCTCCCATCGCACCTCCTCTAGTACAGCCCTCTCCACCCATAGCTAGAGCTGCCCCCGTCTGTGAGACTGTACCCGTTCATCCGCTCCCACAAGGTGAAGTCCAGGGGCTGCCTCCGCCCCCACCACCGCCTCCTTTGCCTCCACCTGGCATTCGACCATCGTCACCTGTCACAGTTGCAGCTCTTGCTCATCCTCCCTCTGGGCTACATCCAACTCCATCTACTGCCCCAGGTCCCCATGTTCCATTAATGCCTCCATCTCCTCCATCACAAGTTATACCTGCTTCTGAGCCAAAGCGCCATCCGTCAACCCTACCTGTAATCAGTGATGCCAGGAGTGTACTTCTGGAAGCAATACGAAAAG GTATTCAGCTACGAAAAGTAGAAGAGCAGCGTGAACAGGAAGCTAAACATGAACGCATTGAAAATGATGTTGCCACCATCCTGTCCCGCCGTATCGCTGTGGAATATAGTGATTCAGAAGATGATTCAGAATTTGATGAAGTAGATTGGCTGGAATAA
- the WASF1 gene encoding actin-binding protein WASF1 isoform X2, translated as MPLVKRNIDPRHLCHTALPRGIKNELECVTNISLANIIRQLSSLSKYAEDIFGELFNEAHSFSFRVNSLQERVDRLSVSVTQLDPKEEELSLQDITMRKAFRSSTIQDQQLFDRKTLPIPLQETYDVCEQPPPLNILTPYRDDGKEGLKFYTNPSYFFDLWKEKMLQDTEDKRKEKRKQKVLQEIQKIEKNLDRPHEPEKVPRAPHDRRREWQKLAQGPELAEDDANLLHKHIEVANGPASHFETRPQTYVDHMDGSYSLSALPFSQMSELLTRAEERVLVRPHEPPPPPPMHGAGDAKPIPTCISSATGLIENRPQSPATGRTPVFVSPTPPPPPPPLPSALSTSSLRASMTSTPPPPVPPPPPPPATALQAPAVPPPPAPLQIAPGVLHPAPPPIAPPLVQPSPPIARAAPVCETVPVHPLPQGEVQGLPPPPPPPPLPPPGIRPSSPVTVAALAHPPSGLHPTPSTAPGPHVPLMPPSPPSQVIPASEPKRHPSTLPVISDARSVLLEAIRKGIQLRKVEEQREQEAKHERIENDVATILSRRIAVEYSDSEDDSEFDEVDWLE; from the exons ATGCCATTAGTGAAAAGAAACATCGATCCGAGGCACTTGTGCCACACAGCCCTGCCTAGAGGCATCAAGAATGAACTGGAATGTGTGACCAATATTTCTTTGGCAAATATAATTAGACAACTAAGTAGCCTAA GTAAATATGCTGAAGATATATTTGGAGAATTATTCAATGAAGCACATAGTTTTTCCTTCAGAGTTAACTCATTACAAGAACGCGTGGACCGTTTATCTGTTAGTGTTACACAGCTTGACCCTAAAGAAGAAGAAT tgtCTTTGCAAGATATAACAATGAGAAAAGCTTTCCGAAGTTCTACAATTCAAGATCAGCAGCTTTTTGACCGCAAGACTTTGCCTATTCCGTTGCAGGAGACATATGATGTTTGTGAACAGCCTCCACCTCTCAATATACTCACTCCTTATAG AGATGATGGTAAAGAAGGTTTGAAGTTTTATACCAACCCTTCATATTTCTTTGatctatggaaagaaaaaatgttgcaAGATACAGAGgataagaggaaggaaaagaggaagcagaAGGTATTGCAAGAGATTCAAAAGATTGAA AAAAATCTAGATCGTCCTCATGAACCTGAAAAAGTGCCAAGAGCACCACATGACAGGCGGAGAGAATGGCAGAAGCTGGCCCAAGGTCCAGAGCTGGCCGAAGATGATGCTAATCTCTTACATAAGCATATTGAAGTCGCTAATGGCCCAGCCTCTCATTTCGAAACAag GCCTCAGACATATGTGGATCATATGGATGGATCTTACTCACTTTCTGCCTTGCCATTTAGTCAAATGAGTGAGCTTCTGACTAGAGCTGAGGAAAGGGTCTTAGTCAGACCACATGaaccacctccacctccaccaaTGCATGGAGCAGGAGATGCAAAACCTATACCCACCTGTATCAG TTCGGCTACAGGTTTGATAGAAAATCGCCCTCAGTCACCAGCTACAGGCAGGACACCGGTGTTTGTGAGCCCTacccccccacctcctccaccacCTCTTCCATCTGCTTTGTCAACTTCTTCATTAAGAGCTTCAATGACGTCAACTCCTCCCCCACCagtgcctcccccacctccacctccagccACTGCTTTGCAAGCTCCAGCAGTACCACCACCTCCGGCTCCTCTTCAGATCGCCCCTGGAGTTCTCCACCCAGCTCCCCCTCCCATCGCACCTCCTCTAGTACAGCCCTCTCCACCCATAGCTAGAGCTGCCCCCGTCTGTGAGACTGTACCCGTTCATCCGCTCCCACAAGGTGAAGTCCAGGGGCTGCCTCCGCCCCCACCACCGCCTCCTTTGCCTCCACCTGGCATTCGACCATCGTCACCTGTCACAGTTGCAGCTCTTGCTCATCCTCCCTCTGGGCTACATCCAACTCCATCTACTGCCCCAGGTCCCCATGTTCCATTAATGCCTCCATCTCCTCCATCACAAGTTATACCTGCTTCTGAGCCAAAGCGCCATCCGTCAACCCTACCTGTAATCAGTGATGCCAGGAGTGTACTTCTGGAAGCAATACGAAAAG GTATTCAGCTACGAAAAGTAGAAGAGCAGCGTGAACAGGAAGCTAAACATGAACGCATTGAAAATGATGTTGCCACCATCCTGTCCCGCCGTATCGCTGTGGAATATAGTGATTCAGAAGATGATTCAGAATTTGATGAAGTAGATTGGCTGGAATAA